From a region of the Cyclopterus lumpus isolate fCycLum1 chromosome 5, fCycLum1.pri, whole genome shotgun sequence genome:
- the prr13 gene encoding proline-rich protein 13, with product MWPNQGPAPPIGQPNPAYPPGYNPAYHVAPPSGLFPQPPHGQYPAGQYPAGQYPAGQHPSGQYPAGQYPTGMNPAMGPHVPPGAMPYSASGPHPYPMAPGGYPLVPSAGAHPGPYPHSPKGCHQKGHKDYKGHKDHKGHKGHHKDHHHGGLNPMAGACAGGLAGIGMGLVGHKAHKKMKKVKKMKAHKGNKHGKSSSSSSSSSSSSSSSSD from the exons ATGTGGCCAAATCAAG GTCCTGCCCCTCCAATTGGCCAACCAAACCCTGCCTACCCTCCTGGCTACAACCCTGCATATCATGTTGCACCTCCATCAGGACTCTTCCCCCAACCTCCACATGGGCAATACCCGGCTGGGCAATACCCGGCGGGGCAATACCCCGCTGGACAACACCCCTCTGGGCAATACCCTGCTGGGCAATACCCCACTGGCATGAACCCAGCCATGGGACCACATGTTCCTCCAGGGGCCATGCCTTATAGTGCTTCGGGACCTCATCCTTATCCTATGGCTCCAGGTGGATATCCACTAGTCCCTTCTGCCGGTGCTCACCCAGGTCCATACCCACACTCTCCAAAAGGGTGTCACCAAAAAGGCCATAAAGACTACAAGGGCCATAAAGACCACAAGGGCCACAAAGGGCACCACAAAGATCATCATCATGGAGGGTTAAATCCCATGGCTGGTGCATGCGCCGGAGGATTGGCTGGAATAGGAATGGGGTTGGTTGGACATAAAGCccacaaaaagatgaaaaaggtGAAAAAGATGAAAGCGCACAAGGGAAACAAACATGGCAAG tcctccagcagcagtagcagcagcagcagcagcagcagcagcagcagtgactgA
- the LOC117731431 gene encoding bone morphogenetic protein receptor type-2-like encodes MIMQQRWLTLAVACICICISDQSFPQKRRCAFQVTAQNQEYTAVGNVSGSVQLCEKTQCCVGYFLNVDGRPVVDVLACDIAEKSCPDATCKTQTRFNGQVLVCVCNTDLCNSNSNITWTLELEDPQPSYFVDQKKATAISLALLVLSILLIIAAKWRCLFKKKKDKPKLCSCQTTEPSEFHIDDIELQQIVGHGHFATVWQGKYKGSTVAVKVFPVGWKQKFTAEKEVYELPLMNHAGIVRFLGSGSKPDGRSCLIVLQFAECVSGVHKPPVAHRDFSSSNVLVRADGTCVLCDFGCSTILRSCSGNHSWQSHITNMEGHAQLGTLRYMPPEILEGSVNLSSSRCLMQGDIYALGLLLWEIWMRCSDLFEGGVAPQHLLPYESELGANATRDSLIQYVFQLEKRPAIPKHWELLPQGSVLQELLTDCWDCDADARLTVECAVDRLLSFQSCYFP; translated from the exons ATGATCATGCAGCAGAGGTGGCTGACTTTGGCTGTGG catgcatctgtATTTGCATCTCCGACCAGTCTTTTCCTCAGAAGAGACGATGTGCATTCCAAGTGACTGCCCAGAACCAAGAATACACAGCTGTTGGTAATGTGAGTGGGTCGGTGCAGCTATGTGAGAAAACCCAATGCTGCGTGGGCTATTTTCTAAATGTTGATGGCCGGCCGGTGGTGGACGTTCTCG CTTGTGATATAGCTGAAAAGTCTTGCCCAGATGCCACCTGCAAGACACAAACACGCTTCAATGGTCaggtccttgtgtgtgtgtgcaacacaGACCTCTGCAATAGCAATAGCAACATCACTTGGACCCTAGAGTTGGAAGATCCTCAACCCTCGTATTTTGTAG atcAAAAGAAAGCTACTGCAATAAGTCTGGCTTTACTAGTCCTGAGCATCCTGCTGATCATTGCAGCCAAATGGAGATGCCTATTTAAGAAGAAAA AGGATAAACCTAAACTGTGTTCCTGCCAAACAACTGAACCCTCTGAGTTTCACATTGATGACATTGAACTACAGCAG ATTGTGGGCCATGGGCATTTTGCAACTGTTTGGCAGGGGAAATACAAAGGATCCACTGTGGCAGTCAAAGTTTTCCCTGTAGGCTGGAAACAGAAATTTACTGCAGAGAAGGAGGTCTATGAGCTACCACTGATGAATCATGCTGGGATTGTCCGCTTTCTGGGCTCTGGGAGTAAACCGGATGGACGCAGTTGCCTCATTGTCCTGCAATTTGCTGAATGTGTGAGTG GTGTGCATAAACCTCCTGTGGCCCACAGAGATTTCAGCAGCTCCAACGTGCTTGTGAGAGCCGATGgtacctgtgtgctgtgtgatTTTGGATGCTCAACCATCCTGCGTTCGTGTTCGGGAAATCACAGCTGGCAGAGCCACATAACAAACATGGAG GGTCATGCTCAGTTGGGCACACTGCGCTACATGCCCCCTGAGATCCTGGAAGGCTCTGTAaacctgagcagcagcaggtgtctCATGCAGGGAGACATCTATGCTCTGGGACTGCTGCTGTGGGAGATCTGGATGCGCTGCTCTGATTTATTTGAAG GCGGTGTTGCTCCACAACATCTGTTGCCTTATGAATCTGAGCTGGGAGCCAATGCAACACGGGACAGCCTCATCCAGTACGTGTTTCAGTTGGAAAAGAGACCCGCCATACCTAAACACTGGGAACTGCTCCCACAG GGATCTGTGCTGCAGGAGCTCCTGACAGATTGTTGGGACTGTGATGCGGATGCTCGACTGACTGTTGAGTGTGCTGTGGACAGATTATTGTCTTTTCAGTCTTGTTACTTTCCATAA